The nucleotide sequence CCCGAGTTCCTCCTCTGCCCTTTGAATGGTTCCTGGATCGACAGCAAGCTTTGGTCGTGGCATAATCATCCTCCTTTTAGAAGATTGCTATTAAAAGGATGATATGCTACTTAATATGTCATGTAAAGGAGGATATGATATAACAAGATAATTATTATAGATAAGCAGATTGTCATAACAGGATCATTTAATTTCAGTAAGGCTGCTGAAGAGAAAAATGCCGAGAACTTATTAATACTCAAGAATCCGGAGCTTGCCGGTATCTATATTGATAATTTCCTGAAGCATAGGGCTCATTCTGAGAAGATGATAAACCATATCTTACAGGTAAACAATTGATCTGTTATGGGAGTGTCAGGTTGAATATCGACAACTATAAATTAGAGTATTTCATCCATCAAGGTTTTCTTTAAAACAGCCTTTGCTACCAGATCACCTTTTACATTATAAGTGCCGTTTTGTATTGCCTCCTTTATGCTACTAACTTTATCCTGCCTAATTGAAGGCGCTGCATTAATCTTTGCAACAAGCTTAGCTATATCTATATTTTTGCTTGATAATTCTATCTTATCAGACATAACCACATTCTGGTTTTCCCCTGCTGCTGTCTCTTTCGGTGATTTAGTTTGGGCAGATTTTGCAGCCGCATTGAATGAGCTAACCTTTACATCTTTATCAATCCTCATAAAACATCTCCTTTTTTGCCATTAGGACATACAATAGTATAGAGTTATCCTATTAACCTTCTTTACAGCCTCTCAAGCTATCACTTTGAACAATACTCATACCCAAGTGTTCTGAATATATCATCTTTTTTACTCATATTTTCTTAATCTTTCCGTCATTTGCTCGCCTATCCGGTCAAATAACATCTTTTTCGTGCCAGCTTCAGATATCATGACGTAGTCTTCATGTGTGACATTACCGTTAGCAGGTTCTTTTTCAGAATATTTTGCTTTAACCTTCATGTTCTTCATGTAGGTTTTTATAACGCTGCTTATCTGGTGGTCTGATATCCTCATGGTATACTCTTATATCTTTATCGGATGAGTTGCAAAAAAACTTAAGACTAAACTTGAACAAGATGAAGAACTGAACGAATATACCGACCGCTATGACGATTATACTTTCCGGGACAAGTTCATTTTTAACCCTGCCGCTCGTGATGTTTTCGATAAATACGGAGAAGAAGCATTCAATAAGATGTCAGAGGAGGAATATTTTGCGGAAGAAAAGTCTTCTATTAAAAAATATGAGAAAGAGTTTGCAAAAAACGGATTGAAAAACATTGCCTTATCAAGTGGTGAATAGAACGTAATTTACCGTCAAAAAAGATAATACTTATTCCGAATCTTGCCGGTAAATACATTGATAACGGGCAGAAACACAAAACATTACATGAGCATAAACCGGTCTTATTACAAACTATATAAAACTTCAGAAATGTATTTATTCTGTTTTTTCTTTGCATCAAATATGCTAATCAGATAGTATCTGTTTTTTATAACAAAGGGGGATTAATATAAACATGGGATAGTTTAGGGCGTTAAATGCTTCTTTAACCTTTCCTACTACAGCAACAGGAACCTTGACCTCAATTAAAAGGGATTGCGACTTGTTTAACGGTCATCTGCTCTTTGAGAACAGAACAGGAACCTTGACCTCAATTCTCGGCGGAGGCCTTTACCTTTTCGGAAAGGGTATCCTGGAACCTCTTATTGTAACCGGACAGGAAGACGGGGCATATCTACTTATCTGCGGGGAGAGGCGTCTTGTTGCAGCCCAACAACTGGGGCTTGAATCTGTACCGGTGCGGGTGATAGAAGAGGGTAAGGAATCAGGGGAGACCATAGCCCTTCAACTGACAGAGAATCTTCAGAGAGAAGACCTCAACCCTATTGATCAAGCGAAAGGAATAATCTCATTTATTCAGGCCAAACATCCCGACTTGTTCCACACGATTTCACTTTTAAAACTTTCTCCTGAAATTCAGGCCGCAATTTCTGCAGAAAACCTCCCCTTTCTCAGGGGTATCTCTTTGCCGCAAACCTTGATTGCCCGGATCTCATGAAAATATTTAACGACATTTTGAAAACGCCGGTTACTTATATTACTCTGGAAAGAATGCTTGCCACATACAAGAAGGTTAAACCTGACCCGAATAATACAAAGCCCAAATCCATGAAAAAACAGGTTAAAGGTCTTGTATCCATAAAGACAGATTTTGAAAAGGGCCTTGGAACGTATATACGGGAAGACGTTGAAAAATTCCTCTATGAGCTCCAAGTTTTCTGTGATTTTGTACAACAACAGGCGCTAAGGGCTCCATACGGCAAGAAAAGACCACCACAAGTGTGAAAAGGGCACTTAAGAGGTGGGGATAGGGCGTAATGCCATTGCCCTGACAATTATCCTGTTTGTTATTCTTAGCCCAATGCATTACAATATACCACTATGAATAAATTCAAATTAATCAGCGGATACGAGCCGAAGGGGGATCAACCGGGGGCAATTGAGAAACTCGTAAAAAATATAAAGAAGGGTGTTCAGCATCAGGTGCTGCTCGGTGTTACCGGTTCAGGCAAAACCTTTACCATGGCAAATGTGATTGAGCGTATGCAAAGGCCAACATTGATCATCTCCCACAATAAGACCCTTGCAGCCCAGCTCTATACGGAATTCAAAACCCTCTTTCCTGAAAACGAGGTTCATTTTTTTGTGAGCTACTACGATTACTATCAGCCGGAAGCATACATGCCTTCCACGGATACTTACATCGAAAAGGATTCCTCCATCAACGAGGAGATCGACAAGCTCCGGCTCCTTGCCACCAATTCACTCTTTGAGAGGGATGATGTGATTATTGTGGCGAGTGTTTCCTGCATTTACGGCCTCGGTTCGCCGGAGGCATATTACGGGATGCTTGTATATCTTGAAAAGGGCCAGCAGATAGAAAGGAAGACCCTCCTCGATAAACTTATCCAGTGCCAGTATGAGAGGAATGATCTCGATTTTTACCGGGGCAGGTTCCGCATCAGGGGCCCTAATATCGATATATTCCCTGCCTATGAAGAGGAAAGGGCATTCAGGGTGGTTCTCGATGACAATGTAGTAGATGCTATCCATCTTATCGACCCCCTTACCGGGCAGATCATTGAGAAGCTGAAGAAATGCACCATATTCCCGACCAGTCATTATGTCACACCGAAGGAGACACTTGACCGTGCTGTACTTACGATAGAGGAAGAATTAAAGGAACGTCTTGAATTCCTCAAAACTCAGAATAAACTCCTTGAGATGCAAAGGATTGAAATGAGGACGAAATATGACCTTGAGATGATCAAGGAAATCGGTTACTGCCAGGGGATAGAAAACTATTCGAGGCATCTTACGGGCAGGAAACCGGGCGAGCCCCCACCGACGCTCATTGATTATCTCCCGAAGGATGCACTTGTGATGATTGACGAGAGTCATGTCACGGTGCCGCAGCTCACGGGTATGTACCGCGGTGACAGATCACGGAAGCAAACCCTTGTGGAATTCGGCTTCAGACTCCCTTCTGCCCTCGATAACAGACCTCTTACATTTGAAGAATTTGAGGGGAGGACAGGACAGGTAATGTATGTTTCGGCAACACCGGCCAAATACGAGCTTGGAAAGGCAGATGGCCATATCATTGAGCAGATAATAAGGCCGACAGGCCTCATGGACCCCCGCATCGAACTGAAGCCGGCCAAAGGCCAGGTAGAAACCCTGCTTGGAGAGATCAAAAAAGTAACAGAGGCTAAAGAGAGGGTCCTTGTCACAACCCTGACAAAACGGTTTGCGGAAGACCTGACCGATTATCTTCTTGATGCAGGCATCAAGGCAAAATATCTCCACTCCGGCGTTGATACCCTTGAGCGTGTTGCCATTGTGAGGGATTTGAGGATGGGCAGGTTCGATGTTCTTGTTGGTGTGAACCTCCTGAGAGAGGGCCTTGACCTGCCGGAGGTTTCGCTTGTTGCCATACTCGATGCGGATAAGGAAGGTTTTTTACGCTCCGGGACATCCCTTATCCAGACCTGCGGAAGGGCTGCGAGAAATATAAACGGCAGGGTCATCATGTTCGCAGATGTCACAACGGAATCCATGAAGCACGCCCTGAGCGAAACCCGGAGGAGGAGAGAGGTTCAGGGTGAGTATAACCGGGAAAACGGGATCACCCCGGAAGGCATCATTAAATCGGTTGTGGATATCCTCTCCTCGATCTATGAGAAGGATTATTACTCGGTGCCTCTCGACGAGCTTGAGGCGAACGGCGTTGAGCCGAAGAAATTGTCCCGTATGATGAAAAAACTGAAGAAAGAGATAGGCGAGGCGTCGAAGAGGTGGGATTTCGAGAAAGCAGCGCAGCTTCGGGATCGTCTGCTGAAGCTGGAAAAGATGGAGATAACACTTTGATTGACGAAACAGCCATAAATACCCTGCCTGAGTCGTCAGGCGTATATATCTTCAAGGACAAAGAGGGGAATATTATCTATATAGGAAAGGCGAAAAACCTTAAGGACAGGGTAAAGAGTTATATCGGCGAAAGCGAGAGAGACCCGAAGACGGAACGCCTTGTAAACAAAATCAAGAGTGTTGAAACCATACTCACAGGAAACGAGAAAGAGGCCTTTCTCCTGGAAAGTAATCTTATTAAGGAAAACACCCCCAAATACAATATAGATCTGAAGGACGACAAGACCTATGTCTCATTGAAGCTTACCATGCATGAAACATTTCCGGCCCTCTATATGACACGGAAGATCGAAGATGACGGCGCGCTGTATTTTGGCCCCTATCCCCACGCAAAGGATGTAAAGGAAGTGCTGAAGCTCATACAGGGTTTATATCCTGTCAGGAGGTGCAAGGATACTGTTTTCAGGAAGAGGAAAAGGCCATGCATCCTTGCGGAACTCAATAAATGTCTTGCGCCGTGTACGGCCAATTTCAATGAAAATGCATACAGGGCCGTTGCAGAGGAACTGGCAGACTTTCTCTCCGGGAAGGATGAAAAGCTGTTAAAAGACCTTGAAATGCGCATCAAAGAAGCCTCTGATAAATGGAATTTTGAAGAGGCTAAACACTTAAAAGAGCGGTATTTTGCCATAAAAGGCATGGTGGAAAAACAGCATGTCCACGAACATTTCGGTAAAAACCGGGATGTCTGGGCCTTTCTTGAAGGGGATAAGGGTGTAAGAATGGTACTTCTTACATTCAGGAGAGGGGTGCTGCTTTCGAAGAAGATGTTCAAAGAATCTTTGATGAAGGTTGGCTATGATGAGGCTATATCATCATTCCTTTTCCAGTATTATTCATCGAGACCCGTTCCCGATGAGGTGATTATCTCTGAAGCAATTGAAGATACCGCATTTTTGGAAAAATATCTGAAAGAGAGAAAAAGGGGCGATGTGAGGATATTCGGTCCGGCTAGCAGGGCTGCAAAAGAGATGATAGGGCTTGCCATTGAAAACTTGCATGAGCCGGAACCGGTTGCCCTTGAAGCGGCATTTAAAAAGGCACTTCATTTGAAAAAAGAACCTGAAAGAATTGAGATATACGATATTTCCCATACGCATGGCGTGAATCCAACAGGGGTAATGGTTGTATTTGAGGCCTTCAAACCGGATAAAAAGGGTTACAGGGTGTTTCATATAAAGTCAGCGCCGTCAATGGACGATGTGGCTGCAATGGCCGAAGTCATACAAAGGAGGACCGCCAATGAAAAGCTTGGACCGCTGCCGGATTTGTTCATCATAGACGGCGGGAAAGGCCAGCTTTCTGCTGTAACAAAGGTGCTTAAAACGCTGAGTATTGACAGAGATGCAATCAGTATTGCAAAGGGACAGCGCAGAGGTGGCATGGAAGACCTGATTTACATACCCAACCGGAAAAACCCGCTTTTACTCCCCAAAGCATCGCCTGTATTTAAAGAGATAGTCAAAATGCGGGATGAAGCACACCGCTTTGCAATATCATCTCACAGAAGATGGAAAAGAAAGACAGATCTGGCATAGCTCATATATACAATACGGTGAAAGAATATACTGTAGTTCCTCAGTTTTTAGATATATAAGGCCGGAAGGCTGTTCCCCTACCAGCTCCGCTCCGCTTCATTGCCCTTGCAACGGTTGACGGCGAAATCACAAAGTTTTTCGTGTCATAGACCAATTCCCGGCATCATTTTTATCATATTTACTGTTACCTTAAGGAGTCTGTTTTTAACTTTTCAACCTTTCAAAACCAGTCCAATTTAAACTTTAAGATGACACACTAAAAATGTATTGACAAAAAAACAAATGATTTAGTAGAGTTATTCTAATAAGTAGTAATGGGGGTTCGTTGGGGGCTATTGTCGGCAAAGACAATTCGGGAGTAGCATCTACCGTACATTTGAAGTACTTCTTGTGGAATCATATCTGCACTTCGCTTATCATCCAGTTTTTTGCTCACCGCGGGCAGGAAGGAGAAGGGAAATTATGAAAAATGGAAAAATATTTTGTTTTTATGTTCTCATCAGTGTTTGCATACTACTCAGTACCACAACATGCGGCTCGCATAAACCTATTCCTAACACTGAATTCGATATAATAGCAGCAAGGGCCGGATTAAAGTTTTTTGCTTTTCCAACAGAACATTTTTGCCCTGGAAGCATAGTTACTTTAGATCATGAGAGGAATGTTTTTGGATCACCGACTGGTTCATTGCGTGAGTGTTGTGATACGGACAAGTTATTTCCTACAGAGGGAAAAGGGCCAGCAGGCACATTCCTTTCAAGCCTCGAGCGCGGGATATCTTTTGATATCAGCTCATTACAAAAGGTATTACCGGTGCAAATCAAATTAGGCGCAGAGGCAAAATCAGCAGCGTTTGTTGTGTTACGAGTCCCTGAGACTACATCGGCCCTTTTAGGGTCTATTAAAATTGACGAATGGGTGGCGGATAATTGGGATAGCCAAATATCTGAAGCTTGTCAGAAGACACTGCTAAAACCCGAGGTAGAGGTCATCAGTGAAGTTATCTATGTAACAAATTACAGCCTTACTTTCTATAAATCAGAAGGACAGAAATTAGAGGTATCTCTCCAAAACGTTGAAGAATTTATTAGTGGCGGTTTTAAAGTTTCCGGGGGACGCGTTGAGGCAGGGAGTGTGGTTTTTAATGCTAAATTGCCTCTTCTTTATACAACCTATCGACCGACATTACATGAACCAAGACCACGTGTTAGCAACGAATTCAATGAAAAGGAGGAAAAATTCTTCTCGAAAATGATAATGTACTCAGGCTTTAATCCAAAAGTTGAATTTATCCGTAGGATGAAAGAAAACAGTTACAAAGTAAATCGTATTACGACCTATATTATACATGGCACTTCCGTTCATATCATCGATGAGATCAAGGGGGAGTGGGTAAAGGGTACCCCTCTAACATATGAGTTTGTTATAGGTACCGGAACATATGCGGAGCTTGGAAAGCCCAAGATTTTTGATAATGATCGTAATATCTTGTTAGAACCAGTAAAAGAATCATATGGCGATACAGAGTTCCATTGGATTCGTGTAGGCAAAAAGTTTTCAATTACCATGACCCGAACCATTGATAATGCTTTGTGTATAGATGGGACCAGGGATTTTATTGCGGGCGTAAATAGATTTAAATTCCTCGAATCTTATGAAAAAAGAGTCTATCTTGATCGGGAGCCAATTTTTGTTGATGCATATGCAGTCAATGCCTACCTTGAGCAAAGCATTCTCCCAGACGGTGTACAAGATTCCAATTTTGCAGTTTTGCAACAGACCCTTGCTGGGTTGCATGACAAGGAATTCTTATCCAAGATTAAGTTACAGAATCTGAAGCAGGGCTGGGTTTTTTTCAAGGGACAGATTCCCCCGAAAGGGTTGTTTGTTATAAGAGTTGCGTGCCCGTAAATTGCATAAGGATCAATTAAAAAACGAATTTGCCCGCAACTATAGAAGCCCTATGCCAAGAGCAAAAGACATGTTTGCAACGCTTCACACTTCTTTTGGCCAAGAATGTTGTATGATATTTTAAAAGCTAACTTTTGATGAACTCGTAAAAAGTCGTATTTCTGTCGCTTTGTCATTCCCACGAAAGTGGGAATCCAGTGATTTCAATGTGTTCTGGACTCCCGTTTTCACGGGAGTGACGGTTTTTTGACTTTTTACGAGTTCATCAACTTTTAATACCATGAAAAAAATTAGGCTCTTTTTTGTTCATTCATTCAATGGTTTTCTTAGGATTGTTCGCATTATTCGGTTTTCTTATGAATGATAATAAGTCTTTAATATTTCCGGTAGTTTTATCATTCGCAGGTGCAGTATGCGGTTCGTTTATAAGAATTATCAATACTATTAAAAATCAAAAATAATTTTGTAGCTTTTAACAACATCATATAACGCGGAATATGCGGTTCAATAAATTGCGTTATTAGGCGGATTCTACTCGCAATTGCTCTAT is from Pseudomonadota bacterium and encodes:
- a CDS encoding phospholipase D-like domain-containing protein is translated as MIDKQIVITGSFNFSKAAEEKNAENLLILKNPELAGIYIDNFLKHRAHSEKMINHILQVNN
- the flgM gene encoding flagellar biosynthesis anti-sigma factor FlgM, which encodes MRIDKDVKVSSFNAAAKSAQTKSPKETAAGENQNVVMSDKIELSSKNIDIAKLVAKINAAPSIRQDKVSSIKEAIQNGTYNVKGDLVAKAVLKKTLMDEIL
- a CDS encoding ParB/RepB/Spo0J family partition protein; amino-acid sequence: MTSIKRDCDLFNGHLLFENRTGTLTSILGGGLYLFGKGILEPLIVTGQEDGAYLLICGERRLVAAQQLGLESVPVRVIEEGKESGETIALQLTENLQREDLNPIDQAKGIISFIQAKHPDLFHTISLLKLSPEIQAAISAENLPFLRGISLPQTLIARIS
- the uvrB gene encoding excinuclease ABC subunit UvrB, producing the protein MNKFKLISGYEPKGDQPGAIEKLVKNIKKGVQHQVLLGVTGSGKTFTMANVIERMQRPTLIISHNKTLAAQLYTEFKTLFPENEVHFFVSYYDYYQPEAYMPSTDTYIEKDSSINEEIDKLRLLATNSLFERDDVIIVASVSCIYGLGSPEAYYGMLVYLEKGQQIERKTLLDKLIQCQYERNDLDFYRGRFRIRGPNIDIFPAYEEERAFRVVLDDNVVDAIHLIDPLTGQIIEKLKKCTIFPTSHYVTPKETLDRAVLTIEEELKERLEFLKTQNKLLEMQRIEMRTKYDLEMIKEIGYCQGIENYSRHLTGRKPGEPPPTLIDYLPKDALVMIDESHVTVPQLTGMYRGDRSRKQTLVEFGFRLPSALDNRPLTFEEFEGRTGQVMYVSATPAKYELGKADGHIIEQIIRPTGLMDPRIELKPAKGQVETLLGEIKKVTEAKERVLVTTLTKRFAEDLTDYLLDAGIKAKYLHSGVDTLERVAIVRDLRMGRFDVLVGVNLLREGLDLPEVSLVAILDADKEGFLRSGTSLIQTCGRAARNINGRVIMFADVTTESMKHALSETRRRREVQGEYNRENGITPEGIIKSVVDILSSIYEKDYYSVPLDELEANGVEPKKLSRMMKKLKKEIGEASKRWDFEKAAQLRDRLLKLEKMEITL
- the uvrC gene encoding excinuclease ABC subunit UvrC, with product MIDETAINTLPESSGVYIFKDKEGNIIYIGKAKNLKDRVKSYIGESERDPKTERLVNKIKSVETILTGNEKEAFLLESNLIKENTPKYNIDLKDDKTYVSLKLTMHETFPALYMTRKIEDDGALYFGPYPHAKDVKEVLKLIQGLYPVRRCKDTVFRKRKRPCILAELNKCLAPCTANFNENAYRAVAEELADFLSGKDEKLLKDLEMRIKEASDKWNFEEAKHLKERYFAIKGMVEKQHVHEHFGKNRDVWAFLEGDKGVRMVLLTFRRGVLLSKKMFKESLMKVGYDEAISSFLFQYYSSRPVPDEVIISEAIEDTAFLEKYLKERKRGDVRIFGPASRAAKEMIGLAIENLHEPEPVALEAAFKKALHLKKEPERIEIYDISHTHGVNPTGVMVVFEAFKPDKKGYRVFHIKSAPSMDDVAAMAEVIQRRTANEKLGPLPDLFIIDGGKGQLSAVTKVLKTLSIDRDAISIAKGQRRGGMEDLIYIPNRKNPLLLPKASPVFKEIVKMRDEAHRFAISSHRRWKRKTDLA